Proteins encoded in a region of the Triticum dicoccoides isolate Atlit2015 ecotype Zavitan chromosome 3A, WEW_v2.0, whole genome shotgun sequence genome:
- the LOC119270753 gene encoding telomere-binding protein 1-like isoform X2, giving the protein MVVRKRLDYGSRGHQVPAMPRVPSSARGKRSARRKKDEMSPFDLLATVAGTLLVDHENSSNNAPSINAAALTYARKRKSVKAEQCDDAPPLKSIAVESCIAGSGGVCASPRQSNICLAENSSTRNGTDTVLESLTVKPDMLVRDSVFSCTKSCNRAHGVGGIPECGSSRSLEATNQVQVQQPMDGDTTALYSLVSSVDLDGRPPALVSSDSSSGVPLCIHDKDRNTSPLCHAEARHAADRDDDENSSGCTHPCTMGNNKSYMPQYTGDSRIRKMFASKIRKAARNKMCGEMSNKGSKLNLGGKKISTTRQRVQRAMFKRQKPVRRHFTPSSAKGILTEVKLRIKSFTIPELFIEIPENATVGSLKRTVMDVVTSIIESGLRVGVLLQGKSIQDDNKTLRQARICHGENLENIDFTLECEAGQSSSHGVRIPEEMDFHGADAMKPLAMVKCEEPFSETKAGYNNQQRVQASPNRVQSEHGSVHSLFETTAHEASASSQAIVPVASPSSEALAIVPVCKSKRPAIGQRRIRRPFSLPEVEALVEAVEQLGTGRWRDVKMLAFDNTDHRTYVDLKDKWKTLVHTASISPQQRRGEPVPQGLLDRVLAAQAYWSQQQQQVLSGKASGQACSSSC; this is encoded by the exons ATGGTGGTGCGGAAGAGGTTGGATTATGGATCTCGTGGCCACCAGGTTCCCGCCATGCCACGCGTTCCAAGCTCTGCTCGG GGGAAACGCTCAGCCAGGAGAAAGAAAGATGAGATGTCCCCGTTTGATTTGCTCGCGACCGTCGCAGGAACGCTGTTAGTGGATCATGAGAATTCATCTAATAATGCTCCTAGCATCAATGCAGCAGCTTTGACCTATGCCAGGAAAAGGAAATCAGTTAAAGCTGAGCAGTGTGATGACGCTCCGCCGCTCAAAAGCATTGCCGTGGAGAGCTGTATAGCGGGTTCTGGTGGTGTGTGTGCCTCTCCTAGGCAATCTAACATCTGCTTGGCAGAAAACTCGTCGACACGAAATGGTACTGACACAGTGTTAGAGTCACTAACCGTGAAACCAGATATGTTGGTTAGGGACTCGGTGTTTAGTTGTACAAAATCATGTAACCGTGCCCATGGTGTTGGCGGAATTCCAGAGTGTGGATCTTCACGGTCGCTAGAGGCTACTAATCAAGTGCAGGTGCAGCAACCTATGGACGGTGACACCACAGCCTTGTACAGTTTGGTTAGCTCTGTGGATTTGGATGGCAGACCTCCTGCTTTGGTTAGCTCTGACAGTAGCTCAGGAGTGCCTTTGTGCATCCATGACAAGGACCGCAACACCTCCCCTTTGTGCCATGCTGAAGCGAGGCATGCTGCAGATAGAGATGATGACGAAAATTCTTCCGGGTGCACTCATCCATGCACCATGGGAAATAATAAGAGCTATATGCCACAGTATACGGGCGATAGCAGGATAAGGAAAATGTTTGCCTCCAAGATAAGGAAGGCAGCTCGTAATAAGATGTGTGGAGAGATGTCCAATAAAG GTAGCAAGCTAAATTTAGGTGGAAAAAAGATATCCACCACACGCCAAAGAGTACAAAGAGCAATGTTCAAGAGGCAAAAGCCAGTGCGCCGTCATTTTACACCATCTTCTGCTAAAGGGATTCTAACTGAAG TTAAGCTAAGAATCAAGTCATTCACCATCCCGGAACTGTTCATCGAGATCCCTGAAAATGCAACAGTTGGTTCATTGAAG AGGACTGTAATGGACGTTGTTACTAGTATAATTGAAAGTGGCCTCCGGGTTGGTGTTCTTCTTCAAGGAAAGAGTATTCAAGATGACAACAAGACACTTCGTCAAGCTAGAATTTGCCACGGAGAAAATCTAGAAAACATAGACTTCACACTGGAATGTGAAGCTGGGCAAAGCTCTTCCCATGGGGTCAGAATACCAGAGGAAATGGATTTTCATGGTGCAGATGCCATGAAACCATTAGCTAT GGTAAAGTGTGAAGAGCCCTTTTCTGAGACCAAGGCCGGTTATAACAACCAGCAGCGTGTGCAGGCTTCTCCAAACCGTGTTCAGAGCGAACATGGTTCTGTTCATTCTCTTTTTGAAACAACTGCTCACGAAGCATCAGCTAGCTCACAAGCCATTGTTCCGGTTGCCTCTCCAAGCTCAGAGGCTCTAGCCATTGTGCCTGTTTGCAAGTCAAAGCGGCCCGCTATTGGGCAAAGACGAATAAGGAGGCCCTTCTCCTTGCCTGAGGTGGAGGCACTAGTGGAAGCTGTTGAACAGCTTGGAACAGGAAG GTGGAGGGACGTTAAAATGCTCGCGTTCGACAATACTGATCATAGGACCTATGTCGATCTTAAG GACAAGTGGAAGACCCTGGTGCACACGGCGAGCATATCCCCGCAGCAGAGGCGGGGCGAGCCGGTGCCGCAGGGGCTGCTCGACCGCGTGCTGGCGGCGCAGGCCTACTGgtcccagcagcagcagcaggtgctATCAGGCAAGGCTTCAGGACAAGCCTGCTCCTCCAGCTGCTGA
- the LOC119270753 gene encoding telomere-binding protein 1-like isoform X1, producing the protein MVVRKRLDYGSRGHQVPAMPRVPSSARGKRSARRKKDEMSPFDLLATVAGTLLVDHENSSNNAPSINAAALTYARKRKSVKAEQCDDAPPLKSIAVESCIAGSGGVCASPRQSNICLAENSSTRNGTDTVLESLTVKPDMLVRDSVFSCTKSCNRAHGVGGIPECGSSRSLEATNQVQVQQPMDGDTTALYSLVSSVDLDGRPPALVSSDSSSGVPLCIHDKDRNTSPLCHAEARHAADRDDDENSSGCTHPCTMGNNKSYMPQYTGDSRIRKMFASKIRKAARNKMCGEMSNKGSKLNLGGKKISTTRQRVQRAMFKRQKPVRRHFTPSSAKGILTEASGASFSVEGQNPLCGSEDYNVKLRIKSFTIPELFIEIPENATVGSLKRTVMDVVTSIIESGLRVGVLLQGKSIQDDNKTLRQARICHGENLENIDFTLECEAGQSSSHGVRIPEEMDFHGADAMKPLAMVKCEEPFSETKAGYNNQQRVQASPNRVQSEHGSVHSLFETTAHEASASSQAIVPVASPSSEALAIVPVCKSKRPAIGQRRIRRPFSLPEVEALVEAVEQLGTGRWRDVKMLAFDNTDHRTYVDLKDKWKTLVHTASISPQQRRGEPVPQGLLDRVLAAQAYWSQQQQQVLSGKASGQACSSSC; encoded by the exons ATGGTGGTGCGGAAGAGGTTGGATTATGGATCTCGTGGCCACCAGGTTCCCGCCATGCCACGCGTTCCAAGCTCTGCTCGG GGGAAACGCTCAGCCAGGAGAAAGAAAGATGAGATGTCCCCGTTTGATTTGCTCGCGACCGTCGCAGGAACGCTGTTAGTGGATCATGAGAATTCATCTAATAATGCTCCTAGCATCAATGCAGCAGCTTTGACCTATGCCAGGAAAAGGAAATCAGTTAAAGCTGAGCAGTGTGATGACGCTCCGCCGCTCAAAAGCATTGCCGTGGAGAGCTGTATAGCGGGTTCTGGTGGTGTGTGTGCCTCTCCTAGGCAATCTAACATCTGCTTGGCAGAAAACTCGTCGACACGAAATGGTACTGACACAGTGTTAGAGTCACTAACCGTGAAACCAGATATGTTGGTTAGGGACTCGGTGTTTAGTTGTACAAAATCATGTAACCGTGCCCATGGTGTTGGCGGAATTCCAGAGTGTGGATCTTCACGGTCGCTAGAGGCTACTAATCAAGTGCAGGTGCAGCAACCTATGGACGGTGACACCACAGCCTTGTACAGTTTGGTTAGCTCTGTGGATTTGGATGGCAGACCTCCTGCTTTGGTTAGCTCTGACAGTAGCTCAGGAGTGCCTTTGTGCATCCATGACAAGGACCGCAACACCTCCCCTTTGTGCCATGCTGAAGCGAGGCATGCTGCAGATAGAGATGATGACGAAAATTCTTCCGGGTGCACTCATCCATGCACCATGGGAAATAATAAGAGCTATATGCCACAGTATACGGGCGATAGCAGGATAAGGAAAATGTTTGCCTCCAAGATAAGGAAGGCAGCTCGTAATAAGATGTGTGGAGAGATGTCCAATAAAG GTAGCAAGCTAAATTTAGGTGGAAAAAAGATATCCACCACACGCCAAAGAGTACAAAGAGCAATGTTCAAGAGGCAAAAGCCAGTGCGCCGTCATTTTACACCATCTTCTGCTAAAGGGATTCTAACTGAAG CTAGCGGGGCATCATTTTCTGTGGAAGGTCAAAATCCATTATGTGGATCTGAGGACTACAATG TTAAGCTAAGAATCAAGTCATTCACCATCCCGGAACTGTTCATCGAGATCCCTGAAAATGCAACAGTTGGTTCATTGAAG AGGACTGTAATGGACGTTGTTACTAGTATAATTGAAAGTGGCCTCCGGGTTGGTGTTCTTCTTCAAGGAAAGAGTATTCAAGATGACAACAAGACACTTCGTCAAGCTAGAATTTGCCACGGAGAAAATCTAGAAAACATAGACTTCACACTGGAATGTGAAGCTGGGCAAAGCTCTTCCCATGGGGTCAGAATACCAGAGGAAATGGATTTTCATGGTGCAGATGCCATGAAACCATTAGCTAT GGTAAAGTGTGAAGAGCCCTTTTCTGAGACCAAGGCCGGTTATAACAACCAGCAGCGTGTGCAGGCTTCTCCAAACCGTGTTCAGAGCGAACATGGTTCTGTTCATTCTCTTTTTGAAACAACTGCTCACGAAGCATCAGCTAGCTCACAAGCCATTGTTCCGGTTGCCTCTCCAAGCTCAGAGGCTCTAGCCATTGTGCCTGTTTGCAAGTCAAAGCGGCCCGCTATTGGGCAAAGACGAATAAGGAGGCCCTTCTCCTTGCCTGAGGTGGAGGCACTAGTGGAAGCTGTTGAACAGCTTGGAACAGGAAG GTGGAGGGACGTTAAAATGCTCGCGTTCGACAATACTGATCATAGGACCTATGTCGATCTTAAG GACAAGTGGAAGACCCTGGTGCACACGGCGAGCATATCCCCGCAGCAGAGGCGGGGCGAGCCGGTGCCGCAGGGGCTGCTCGACCGCGTGCTGGCGGCGCAGGCCTACTGgtcccagcagcagcagcaggtgctATCAGGCAAGGCTTCAGGACAAGCCTGCTCCTCCAGCTGCTGA